The Acidaminococcales bacterium genome window below encodes:
- a CDS encoding ABC transporter substrate-binding protein — protein MFKITKFAAALSLAAAVLAGAACGWQKPPQPTDEIRIGGNLELTGGSSLFGQSIHKGLKLAFKEVNGKGGINGRKVILIVADNKSEAPEAANATVKLIAQDKVSAIVGPATSSPVLACASIVTERKIPLLTPSGTNENITFLDGKTRDFLFRGCFIDPLQGEIMAKFALNNLNLRKMAIYSDISSDYAKKLAAAYRSEFEKKGGQIVAEEAYQQKDTDFRPVLTKIRAAGPEGIFVPGYYQEVGTIIKQAREFGITMPLLGSDGWDSPKILELAGAAALNNTYFCDHYSVEDLDPNIQKFVKNYKAEYNGETPDAFAALGYDSGLIVADAVRRAGGGDPEKIRDALAATKDLQVATGKLTMDARHNPIKGAVIIAMQDGKQVFKEKIN, from the coding sequence ATGTTTAAAATCACAAAATTTGCCGCGGCGCTGAGCCTGGCCGCCGCTGTTTTGGCGGGCGCGGCCTGCGGCTGGCAAAAACCGCCGCAACCCACAGACGAAATCCGCATCGGCGGCAATTTGGAATTAACCGGCGGCAGTTCCCTCTTCGGCCAGTCAATCCACAAAGGCCTGAAACTCGCCTTTAAAGAAGTAAATGGCAAAGGCGGAATCAACGGCCGGAAAGTAATCCTTATCGTCGCCGACAACAAATCGGAAGCCCCCGAAGCCGCCAACGCCACCGTAAAGCTCATTGCGCAAGACAAGGTGTCCGCGATCGTCGGCCCGGCCACTAGTAGCCCCGTGCTTGCCTGCGCTTCGATAGTTACCGAGCGCAAGATCCCGCTGCTCACGCCGAGCGGAACCAATGAAAACATCACTTTCCTGGACGGCAAGACGCGCGACTTCCTCTTTCGCGGCTGTTTTATCGACCCATTGCAGGGCGAGATAATGGCCAAATTTGCTTTGAACAACCTTAATCTGAGAAAAATGGCTATTTACAGCGATATTTCTTCTGATTACGCGAAAAAGTTGGCCGCCGCCTATCGTTCGGAGTTTGAAAAAAAAGGCGGGCAAATTGTCGCCGAAGAAGCCTATCAACAAAAAGACACTGATTTCAGGCCGGTTTTGACCAAAATCAGGGCGGCCGGGCCGGAGGGGATTTTCGTTCCCGGTTATTATCAGGAGGTAGGGACCATCATCAAACAGGCGCGCGAGTTCGGCATAACCATGCCGCTTTTGGGCTCCGATGGCTGGGATTCGCCCAAGATCCTTGAATTGGCCGGCGCCGCCGCCCTCAACAACACTTATTTTTGCGATCATTACTCGGTGGAGGATCTCGACCCGAACATTCAAAAATTCGTCAAAAACTACAAGGCGGAATACAATGGCGAAACGCCGGACGCGTTTGCCGCCCTCGGCTACGATTCCGGCCTTATTGTCGCCGATGCCGTAAGGCGCGCCGGCGGCGGCGACCCGGAGAAGATAAGGGACGCTCTGGCCGCCACCAAAGATTTGCAGGTGGCGACCGGCAAACTCACCATGGACGCCAGGCACAATCCGATAAAAGGCGCGGTTATCATTGCCATGCAGGACGGCAAGCAGGTTTTCAAAGAAAAAATAAACTGA